The Carassius auratus strain Wakin chromosome 40, ASM336829v1, whole genome shotgun sequence genome has a segment encoding these proteins:
- the LOC113058484 gene encoding refilin-B-like, translated as MVGRLNLRNVCDDDPLDMNLKADRPLDSPDSGLPPSPSPSVWLLQGAGAGTPITEDENRGPDVVHNNRHLHALSYGEGIELDSLPLKEIRYTSSVRYDSDRHFIQDVTLQPMGLGLEMCSQTVLALPQSTWRHYKTQLEFQPRQRVQRYQSTTIVYPKHTRTFYTTQLKYDGHKLTKRFFSAVEMQASDCQASL; from the exons ATGGTGGGAAGACTGAACCTGCGGAATGTGTGTGACGACGATCCGCTGGATATGAATTTGAAAGCTGATCGGCCGCTGGACAGTCCTGACTCCGGTCTGCCCCCGAGCCCGAGCCCGAGCGTCTGGTTACTGCAGGGCGCCGGGGCTGGTACCCCGATTACAGAAGACGAGAACAGAGGGCCAGATGTG gTTCATAATAATCGCCATTTGCATGCATTGTCCTATGGTGAAGGAATTGAACTTGATTCTCTGCCACTGAAAgaaataag ATACACGTCATCAGTGCGttatgattcagatcggcacttcatcCAGGACGTGACCCTGCAGCCCATGGGTTTGGGTCTGGAGATGTGCAGCCAGACGGTGTTGGCCCTGCCTCAGAGCACCTGGAGACATTACAAGACCCAGCTGGAGTTCCAGCCCCGTCAGCGGGTGCAGCGCTACCAGAGCACCACCATAGTGTACCCCAAACACACCCGGACCTTCTACACCACCCAGCTCAAATATGACGGGCACAAGCTGACCAAGCGCTTCTTCTCTGCTgtagagatgcaggcttctgattGCCAGGCTAGTCTTTAA
- the LOC113058482 gene encoding vacuolar protein sorting-associated protein 53 homolog isoform X1 has translation MMEDEELEFVEDLEAILHLTPEVQLAIEQVFPSQDPLDRADFNAVEYINSLFPTEQSLANIDEVVNNIRLKIRRLDDNIRTVVRGQTNVGQDGRQALEEAQKAIQQLFGKIKDIKDKAEKSEQMVKEITRDIKQLDHAKRHLTTSITTLNHLHMLAGGVDSLEAMTRKRQYGEVANLLQGVVNVLEHFQKYMGIPQIRQLSERVKAAQSELGTQILADFEETFPAQGSKKSGGPSIVLRDACLVANVLDPRIKQEIIKKFLRQHLSEYLVLFQENQDVAWLDKIDRRYAWIKRQLVDYEEKYGRMFPEEWCMTERIAVEFCHITRTELAKLMRARAREIEVKLLLFAIQRTTNFEGLLAKRFSGCTLNNGPGQKKPETPLEPTNPFLEDESGEDNVSEKDEDLDRPKKPKAPDNPFHGIVSKCFEPHLYVYIESQDKNLGELIDRFVADFRAQGPPKSGTDEGGAVLPSCADLFVYYKKCMVQCSQLSTGEPMIALTTIFQKYLREYAWKILSGNLPKTSTSSGGLTISSLLKEKEGSEVAKFTMEELCLICSILSTAEYCLATTQQLEEKLKEKVDKSLMERINLTGEMDTFSTVISNSIQLLVQDLDAACDPALTAMSKMPWQSVEHVGDQSPYVTSVIMHIKQNVPIIRDNLASTRKYFTQFCIKFTNSFIPKFINHLFRCKPISMVGAEQLLLDTHSLKTVLLDLPSIGSQVVRKAPASYTKIVVKGMTRAEMILKVVMAPHEPSVVFVDNYIKLLADSNPETFQKILDMKGLKRSEQSTMLELFRQRLSNPPSGPDGGPSLSFSAPTPEQESSRIRKLEKLIKKRIQ, from the exons ATGATGGAGGACGAAGAATTAGAGTTTGTGGAAGATTTGGAGGCGATATTACACCTTACTCCAGAAGTGCAGCTGGCCATTGAGCAG GTTTTCCCCAGCCAGGACCCTTTGGATCGAGCTGACTTCAATGCGGTTGAATACATTAACAGCTTGTTTCCAACAGAACAG tctTTGGCGAATATAGATGAAGTTGTGAATAACATTCGACTTAAAATCAG ACGGTTGGATGACAACATCAGGACAGTGGTGAGGGGACAGACTAATGTGGGGCAGGATGGCAGACAG GCGTTGGAGGAGGCCCAGAAAGCCATCCAGCAACTCTTCGGAAAAATCAAAGACATCAAAGACAAAGCGGAGAAATCGGAGCAAATG GTGAAAGAGATCACACGGGACATCAAGCAGCTGGACCATGCGAAGCGTCACCTGACCACTTCTATTACCACCCTCAATCACCTGCACATGCTGGCTGGCGGAGTGGACTCTCTTGA AGCTATGACTCGAAAGAGGCAGTATGGGGAGGTGGCCAATCTCCTTCAGGGTGTAGTCAACGTGCTCGAGCACTTCCAGAAGTACATGGGCATCCCCCAGATTCGCCAGCTCTCAGAAAG AGTTAAAGCGGCACAGAGCGAGCTTGGCACGCAGATACTGGCCGACTTTGAAGAGACTTTTCCTGCCCAGGGGTCAAAG AAATCTGGAGGCCCTAGCATTGTTCTCAGAGATGCCTGCTTGGTGGCAAATGTCCTGGATCCTCGGATTAAGCAGGAGATCATCAAAAAGTTTCTCAGGCAGCACCTTTCAGAATACCTGGTGCTCTTCCAAGAAAACCAGGAT GTGGCGTGGCTCGACAAGATAGACCGGCGCTATGCGTGGATCAAGCGTCAGCTTGTGGACTATGAAGAAAAGTATGGGCGAATGTTTCCTGAGGAGTGGTGCATGACTGAACGCATCGCTGTGGAGTTCTGTCATATCACCAG AACCGAGCTGGCCAAGCTGATGCGAGCCCGTGCCAGGGAGATCGAGGTCAAGCTTTTGCTCTTTGCTATTCAGAggaccaccaattttgaaggactGCTGGCTAAGCGCTTCTCGGGCTGCACCTTAAACAACGGGCCTGGG CAGAAAAAACCTGAGACCCCTCTTGAACCAACAAACCCCTTTTTGGAAGACGAGTCAGGAGAGGACAACGTATCAGAAAAGGATGAAGATTTGGATAGA CCAAAGAAGCCCAAGGCTCCAGACAACCCCTTCCATGGCATCGTGTCCAAGTGCTTTGAGCCTCATCTCTATGTTTACATCGAGTCGCAGGATAA AAATCTTGGTGAGCTGATCGACCGTTTTGTTGCTGATTTCCGGGCACAGGGTCCCCCTAAATCAGGGACAGATGAGGGAGGTGCTGTGCTCCCCAGCTGTGCAGATCTCTTCGTGTACTACAAGAAGTGTATGGTCCAGTGCTCGCAGCTGAGCACCGGAGAACCCATGATTGCTTTGACCACCATCTTCCAGAAGTATCTGCGCGAATATGCCTGGAAGATCCTCTCTGGGAACCTACCAAA GACCAGCACCAGTAGTGGTGGTCTGACCATCAGCAGCTTGCTGAAGGAGAAAGAGGGATCAGAAGTGGCCAAGTTCACAATGGAGGAGTTGTGTCTTATTTGCAGCATCTTAAGCACGGCTGAATACTGCCTGGCTACCACACAGCAG CTGGAGGAGAAGCTCAAGGAGAAGGTGGACAAGTCCCTAATGGAGAGAATCAATTTAACTGGGGAGATGGACACTTTTAGCAC GGTCATCTCAAACAGTATCCAGCTCTTGGTTCAGGATCTGGATGCTGCATGTGATCCAGCCCTCACAGCAATGAGCAAG ATGCCGTGGCAGAGTGTGGAACATGTGGGAGACCAAAGCCCGTATGTGACCTCTGTAATCATGCACATCAAACAAAATGTGCCCATCATCAGAGACAACCTGGCCTCCACCCGGAAATACTTCACCCAGTTCTGCATTAAGTTCACCAA CTCCTTCATTCCAAAGTTCATCAACCACCTGTTCAGGTGTAAGCCAATCAGCATGGTTGGAGCAGAGCAG TTACTCCTGGACACACATTCCCTCAAGACCGTTCTTCTAGACCTCCCCTCCATTGGCTCTCAGGTGGTCCGTAAAGCCCCGGCCAGCTACACCAAAATAGTGGTTAAAGGAATGACTCGAGCGGAGATGATCCTCAAG GTGGTCATGGCCCCTCACGAGCCGTCCGTGGTCTTTGTGGACAACTACATCAAGCTCCTTGCTGACAGCAATCCTGAGACGTTCCAAAAGATTCTAGATATGAAG GGCCTGAAACGGAGTGAGCAGAGCACCATGCTGGAGCTTTTCAGACAGAGGTTGTCTAATCCGCCATCAGGACCAGACGGTGGCCCATCATTGTCCTTCAGCGCCCCCACCCCTGAACAAGAATCTTCCCGGATCCGCAAACTGGAAAAGCTCATTAAAAAGAGGATTCAGTAA
- the LOC113058482 gene encoding vacuolar protein sorting-associated protein 53 homolog isoform X2, whose protein sequence is MMEDEELEFVEDLEAILHLTPEVQLAIEQVFPSQDPLDRADFNAVEYINSLFPTEQSLANIDEVVNNIRLKIRRLDDNIRTVVRGQTNVGQDGRQALEEAQKAIQQLFGKIKDIKDKAEKSEQMVKEITRDIKQLDHAKRHLTTSITTLNHLHMLAGGVDSLEAMTRKRQYGEVANLLQGVVNVLEHFQKYMGIPQIRQLSERVKAAQSELGTQILADFEETFPAQGSKKSGGPSIVLRDACLVANVLDPRIKQEIIKKFLRQHLSEYLVLFQENQDVAWLDKIDRRYAWIKRQLVDYEEKYGRMFPEEWCMTERIAVEFCHITRTELAKLMRARAREIEVKLLLFAIQRTTNFEGLLAKRFSGCTLNNGPGKKPETPLEPTNPFLEDESGEDNVSEKDEDLDRPKKPKAPDNPFHGIVSKCFEPHLYVYIESQDKNLGELIDRFVADFRAQGPPKSGTDEGGAVLPSCADLFVYYKKCMVQCSQLSTGEPMIALTTIFQKYLREYAWKILSGNLPKTSTSSGGLTISSLLKEKEGSEVAKFTMEELCLICSILSTAEYCLATTQQLEEKLKEKVDKSLMERINLTGEMDTFSTVISNSIQLLVQDLDAACDPALTAMSKMPWQSVEHVGDQSPYVTSVIMHIKQNVPIIRDNLASTRKYFTQFCIKFTNSFIPKFINHLFRCKPISMVGAEQLLLDTHSLKTVLLDLPSIGSQVVRKAPASYTKIVVKGMTRAEMILKVVMAPHEPSVVFVDNYIKLLADSNPETFQKILDMKGLKRSEQSTMLELFRQRLSNPPSGPDGGPSLSFSAPTPEQESSRIRKLEKLIKKRIQ, encoded by the exons ATGATGGAGGACGAAGAATTAGAGTTTGTGGAAGATTTGGAGGCGATATTACACCTTACTCCAGAAGTGCAGCTGGCCATTGAGCAG GTTTTCCCCAGCCAGGACCCTTTGGATCGAGCTGACTTCAATGCGGTTGAATACATTAACAGCTTGTTTCCAACAGAACAG tctTTGGCGAATATAGATGAAGTTGTGAATAACATTCGACTTAAAATCAG ACGGTTGGATGACAACATCAGGACAGTGGTGAGGGGACAGACTAATGTGGGGCAGGATGGCAGACAG GCGTTGGAGGAGGCCCAGAAAGCCATCCAGCAACTCTTCGGAAAAATCAAAGACATCAAAGACAAAGCGGAGAAATCGGAGCAAATG GTGAAAGAGATCACACGGGACATCAAGCAGCTGGACCATGCGAAGCGTCACCTGACCACTTCTATTACCACCCTCAATCACCTGCACATGCTGGCTGGCGGAGTGGACTCTCTTGA AGCTATGACTCGAAAGAGGCAGTATGGGGAGGTGGCCAATCTCCTTCAGGGTGTAGTCAACGTGCTCGAGCACTTCCAGAAGTACATGGGCATCCCCCAGATTCGCCAGCTCTCAGAAAG AGTTAAAGCGGCACAGAGCGAGCTTGGCACGCAGATACTGGCCGACTTTGAAGAGACTTTTCCTGCCCAGGGGTCAAAG AAATCTGGAGGCCCTAGCATTGTTCTCAGAGATGCCTGCTTGGTGGCAAATGTCCTGGATCCTCGGATTAAGCAGGAGATCATCAAAAAGTTTCTCAGGCAGCACCTTTCAGAATACCTGGTGCTCTTCCAAGAAAACCAGGAT GTGGCGTGGCTCGACAAGATAGACCGGCGCTATGCGTGGATCAAGCGTCAGCTTGTGGACTATGAAGAAAAGTATGGGCGAATGTTTCCTGAGGAGTGGTGCATGACTGAACGCATCGCTGTGGAGTTCTGTCATATCACCAG AACCGAGCTGGCCAAGCTGATGCGAGCCCGTGCCAGGGAGATCGAGGTCAAGCTTTTGCTCTTTGCTATTCAGAggaccaccaattttgaaggactGCTGGCTAAGCGCTTCTCGGGCTGCACCTTAAACAACGGGCCTGGG AAAAAACCTGAGACCCCTCTTGAACCAACAAACCCCTTTTTGGAAGACGAGTCAGGAGAGGACAACGTATCAGAAAAGGATGAAGATTTGGATAGA CCAAAGAAGCCCAAGGCTCCAGACAACCCCTTCCATGGCATCGTGTCCAAGTGCTTTGAGCCTCATCTCTATGTTTACATCGAGTCGCAGGATAA AAATCTTGGTGAGCTGATCGACCGTTTTGTTGCTGATTTCCGGGCACAGGGTCCCCCTAAATCAGGGACAGATGAGGGAGGTGCTGTGCTCCCCAGCTGTGCAGATCTCTTCGTGTACTACAAGAAGTGTATGGTCCAGTGCTCGCAGCTGAGCACCGGAGAACCCATGATTGCTTTGACCACCATCTTCCAGAAGTATCTGCGCGAATATGCCTGGAAGATCCTCTCTGGGAACCTACCAAA GACCAGCACCAGTAGTGGTGGTCTGACCATCAGCAGCTTGCTGAAGGAGAAAGAGGGATCAGAAGTGGCCAAGTTCACAATGGAGGAGTTGTGTCTTATTTGCAGCATCTTAAGCACGGCTGAATACTGCCTGGCTACCACACAGCAG CTGGAGGAGAAGCTCAAGGAGAAGGTGGACAAGTCCCTAATGGAGAGAATCAATTTAACTGGGGAGATGGACACTTTTAGCAC GGTCATCTCAAACAGTATCCAGCTCTTGGTTCAGGATCTGGATGCTGCATGTGATCCAGCCCTCACAGCAATGAGCAAG ATGCCGTGGCAGAGTGTGGAACATGTGGGAGACCAAAGCCCGTATGTGACCTCTGTAATCATGCACATCAAACAAAATGTGCCCATCATCAGAGACAACCTGGCCTCCACCCGGAAATACTTCACCCAGTTCTGCATTAAGTTCACCAA CTCCTTCATTCCAAAGTTCATCAACCACCTGTTCAGGTGTAAGCCAATCAGCATGGTTGGAGCAGAGCAG TTACTCCTGGACACACATTCCCTCAAGACCGTTCTTCTAGACCTCCCCTCCATTGGCTCTCAGGTGGTCCGTAAAGCCCCGGCCAGCTACACCAAAATAGTGGTTAAAGGAATGACTCGAGCGGAGATGATCCTCAAG GTGGTCATGGCCCCTCACGAGCCGTCCGTGGTCTTTGTGGACAACTACATCAAGCTCCTTGCTGACAGCAATCCTGAGACGTTCCAAAAGATTCTAGATATGAAG GGCCTGAAACGGAGTGAGCAGAGCACCATGCTGGAGCTTTTCAGACAGAGGTTGTCTAATCCGCCATCAGGACCAGACGGTGGCCCATCATTGTCCTTCAGCGCCCCCACCCCTGAACAAGAATCTTCCCGGATCCGCAAACTGGAAAAGCTCATTAAAAAGAGGATTCAGTAA